One Ricinus communis isolate WT05 ecotype wild-type chromosome 2, ASM1957865v1, whole genome shotgun sequence DNA segment encodes these proteins:
- the LOC125369114 gene encoding uncharacterized protein LOC125369114, which yields MTCGICKEPGHNIKCCPKRNVDTQMKVGKKTKRQKVNSSQQKQKQVADSSKEYSSANILREFSQPRKNKEKELSSTSKFDPKGKEVDHSANPDRLFAQEPSAEEFSVTPDFFTASKYYMRHCSQPSPQMVVEAAEKQSYSQLGSRSTVKKG from the exons ATGACATGTGGAATATGCAAAGAACCTGGACACAATATCAAGTGTTGTCCAAAAAGGAATGTAGATACACAG ATGAAAGTAgggaaaaaaacaaaaaggcaGAAAGTGAACTCATCTCAACAGAAGCAAAAACAAGTTGCTGACAGTTCAAAGGAATATAGCAGTGCTAATATATTAAGAGAATTTTCACAACCAAGGAAGAACAAAGAGAAGGAACTTTCATCTACTTCAAAATTTGATCCTAAAGGGAAAGAAGTTGACCATTCAGCAAATCCTGATAGGCTTTTTGCACAAGAACCATCTGCAGAAGAGTTTAGTGTCACTCCTGACTTCTTCACTGCTTCAAAGTATTATATGCGGCATTGTTCACAACCATCTCCTCAAATGGTTGTAGAAGCTGCTGAAAAACAAAGTTATTCACAACTAGGAAGTAGGAGTACAGTAAAAAAAGGCTAA